The Fulvitalea axinellae region CTACGGCCCTTATTTCCGATTCGTTCAGGCCTGTTTCGTTGAGTGTTTTTCTGATTAGTCGGCCTTGTGCTTTGAATGGCGATACAACGGCGATTTCCTTGGCGGGCAGTCCTGCGTTTATGGCTTCCTTTATCAGTTCGGCTATTAGCGTGGCCTCTTCCGGGGCGGTCATTTGATTGTTTTGGTGGGCGAGGTCCACGAAAACGTTTGGTTTGGCCGGATCCAGAATATGGGCGTAAGTTTTGTTTCTCGGAAGGCTTTCAAGCTGCAGGCGCCTGTCTTTGGAGAACTCGCTGGACAGGAGATCGCCGGCGTAAAACTGACGGCTGGGGAAGTCGGTGACCTCGGCGTTCATACGGTAAGTGGTGTCGAGCAGCGTGCCCGGGTGGTGCTCGAAGATACTTTCGAAAACCGATTTCTCAACGGCGGGGTCATGGTCTTCGGCGCCCACAATCGGGGCCATTTGCTGGTGGTCGCCGATGAATACGCACTTGCGGGCGCGCAACATGCCGGCTACGGCGGTGGGGATATTGATTTGTCCGGCCTCGTCGAATATTACGGTGTCGAACTCGCAGAATTTCATCCGGCTGGTATGCAGGCTGAAGGCATTGCCGCCTACGATTATGCCTCTGCACATTTCCTCGAAGTTGGAGGCGCGGACGGGGGTGTCGCCAACGCGGAGGTTGGTGATGCGTTCCACGTTCATTACCTCGCCGTCTTCGTATTCCAGTCCGTCGGCTTTTTCCGCGTCGCCCACTTTTACCAAGAACGGATAGGGATAGGTTTTCGCTATCTTTACCAAGGCGTTGTTGATGGCCCTGTGGGTGGTAGAGGTTATCAGTACTTTTTCACCTTTGAATTTGGCCAGATAAAGGGCTATCAGCGCCAAAACGTGGGTTTTTCCGGTACCGGGAGGGCCTTGTACCAAATGGAAACCGTCGGCGTCAAGGCTTTTCGTCAGGGCTTCGTATTGTTTCGGGTTTAGCGTGTCTTCGGTTTGCTCCACCGCTTCCTGAAGGGCGGGGGTTCTTGGCGCTCCGTATGTCGGTTTGGTTTCTCCGTTTATCAGGCCCAAGACTTGGTCCGTTTTGTCGGTGCGTTCCAGTTCTTCCAGAGCCTTTTCCAATATCCATGAGAAATCCACGTAATCGCGGTCAAGGATCCAGCGTTTGGGCGTTACGGAAAAATCGTAGTCCTCGTATTTGTTCAGGGTCAGAAGGAGTTCGCCGTCCAAATCTTCGTACAGCGCGCATTTGGCCGAAGGCTTGGCAGGGTCGCCGCCGTGTAGGCAGAGGTTGTCGCCTTCCTTGAAACGGGAGAGGTTTTCGGAAGCGTATGCCCGGATTATAACCTTGCCGGTTTCCTCATCCTCGTAGGCGTCGTCGATGTTGTCAAGGATTAGGGCTTCGCCTTTGGCCAGGCGTTTTTCTAGCGGAAGCTTCCAGAGGGTTTCGGTTTTCTTGCGTTTTTCTTCTTCCTCTTTTCTTAAAAATTCCCTGATCTTTCGTACGGTCACCATAGGTTGTGCAAGGTAAATGGTAGAGGGTTTCAAAATTGTTTTACCCCTGTAAAATGCTGGGCGGTGAAGATAGGTAAAGGCTGTTGGAATAGCAATGGGAGAAGGAGTACGAGAAATAAAAGCCGAACCTTCACGCTTGGCGAGGTCCGGCTTAGGGGACGTTTGGGGAACGCTTACTTTCTTGTAGATAAGAGGGAGACATACCGGCCCTCTTTACTTTTTCTTTGGCTTTAAAAACTGCATGTTGATGGCCGTGTACAGTTGGAACTGCGGCTGATACATACCTTTCGAAGCGACCGAGAATTGTGGCTCGACGAAGAGGTTGTATACCGTATTGTTAATCTTCACCACTTTTCCGATACCTATACCGAATGGGATATTGTATTCTCCTTTTTCGAAATCAAACACGGCCGACGGAGCGCTCCTGAGGTAAGTGCCTTTCCCGAGTTGGAAGAAAGCGAAGGGCTGAACGATCATTTTGTTGGTAACGGCGTCGTATTGGTTGTCCGAGATAGAGTGTCGTAGGTTACCAAGCCACCCCACTGCATGCGGGCGCTGTTGCCGTTGAAGGCTACCAAGGCGCCACCGAGGTTCCAAGTGTCTTTCCCGAAATCGCCGGTTCCGGTAGGTAGGGTCACCTGTGGCCCGATACCCAGCTGGAATCCAGAGGTAGGATCCGTGAGCAAGTAAGTGGCGAATATGTTAAGGTCGCCCAGCCCGGCGTCGGCTTCTTGGCCGGGAAGGTTTATGGTGGAGATCGGCATCGTGGCCCTTACCAATACGCGTCCGATGGGTTGGGCGTAGCGCAGGTAGCTGTTTGTCGCCGTAGCTCCGTCAACGCCTGAGAGGGTTGGTGCATAGTAGGTCTGTATATTAAAAGCCTTCATGTTTGCCAATGGGTTGTTGGCTTGTTTGGCGGCTTTTGATTCGTCATCTACGCTTTGTGCGGTCAGGACTGTTGTGTTCAGTAACAACAATATTGATAACCAGATCTTTACTGTAAGTTTATTCATCTGAAATAGCTTTGCGATACTGTTTTGCAAAACTATCGTTACGATGCCTCAGGACTTATCCGGAACCGAAAAAGTTCTATCCGATTTTGTCGGGAATGAAAACCCAGTGATGATAAAAGGAGCATGCTTATCTTATAGCTGTTTTATCCTTTCGGGTGTTTGATTTCTGGTATGTATGGCCAAAATTTCCTCAACGATAAGTCTTTCCGAGACGGATATGCCACTATTTTCACTTAGCCAGAAGTTACCGGCCACTGTTAGTTTCTTCGCCAAAGATTTCCGGAATGGGAGGGCTGAGGGGTACTTCCCTCTGGCCAGAAATTCCCCTTGTTTCAAAATGGAAAGGGCTCTTTCCATAGCTTCTTTCGATGACCTTCCTGTCAAATCATTAAGGATGTTGAAGTCACACAGCATGGGATTGGTGAGTTTTACGCTCCAGCGTTTGTCGTTGTCGTATATCAATTCGATTTCGGGGCAAGGGGCTAAGGCCTCCCTTATTCTTCTGATGGATACGCCTCTGTTGTTTTTTCTTTTTCGGGTATCTTGGTCAGGCCAAAAAACCTCGTTAAGCTCAGTGGTAAGGGCGGGATTACCGTCCAGTGTTCTCAACAGTATAAACATTAAAAGCTCCTTGATTTTCGGCGTAAGCCCGTCTAAAGCGTTGTTCCCGTTAGGCAAAAGGATATAGGGCCCTCCAAAAAGTTGTACGGTAGCTTTGGGGTAATGGGGTAGCCGGCTTGACTTGCTGATTCTGGGACGGGAAATAACGGTCCCTTTTTTTCTGTAGATGATAAGTATCCCAATAATCACCGCCGTCACCACCAATATTGCCATACTGG contains the following coding sequences:
- a CDS encoding AAA domain-containing protein, whose protein sequence is MVTVRKIREFLRKEEEEKRKKTETLWKLPLEKRLAKGEALILDNIDDAYEDEETGKVIIRAYASENLSRFKEGDNLCLHGGDPAKPSAKCALYEDLDGELLLTLNKYEDYDFSVTPKRWILDRDYVDFSWILEKALEELERTDKTDQVLGLINGETKPTYGAPRTPALQEAVEQTEDTLNPKQYEALTKSLDADGFHLVQGPPGTGKTHVLALIALYLAKFKGEKVLITSTTHRAINNALVKIAKTYPYPFLVKVGDAEKADGLEYEDGEVMNVERITNLRVGDTPVRASNFEEMCRGIIVGGNAFSLHTSRMKFCEFDTVIFDEAGQINIPTAVAGMLRARKCVFIGDHQQMAPIVGAEDHDPAVEKSVFESIFEHHPGTLLDTTYRMNAEVTDFPSRQFYAGDLLSSEFSKDRRLQLESLPRNKTYAHILDPAKPNVFVDLAHQNNQMTAPEEATLIAELIKEAINAGLPAKEIAVVSPFKAQGRLIRKTLNETGLNESEIRAVVVDTVERIQGQERELIFISFITSCNAFAREMAGFLFVPNRLNVALTRAKTKVVSVGSRYLFNTKTDDPKHSVWIKSYKNYYEESDKIFFQLKEQYQKL
- a CDS encoding transporter encodes the protein MNKLTVKIWLSILLLLNTTVLTAQSVDDESKAAKQANNPLANMKAFNIQTYYAPTLSGVDGATATNSYLRYAQPIGRVLVRATMPISTINLPGQEADAGLGDLNIFATYLLTDPTSGFQLGIGPQVTLPTGTGDFGKDTWNLGGALVAFNGNSARMQWGGLVTYDTLSRTTNTTPLPTK